The genomic region GCATGTGGAGGGGCATTGTTGCAGAGGATGGATTGCCTGTTTGTCTTGCTCGGTGTGTTGCTATAGGACAACAGATTGTCGCTCGTATATAAGTATGAACTCTTCACAACTTCCAATAATTACTCCTTCAGATAGAGTGTTTGCTTACACATTTTGGTAGAAAAGTTTAAAGTTGTTCAGAATTAGCACGTGCAAGTCATATGTTTGGTCTAAATTTAAGGATATACATGACTTGGATATGTGGTTTTTCAACTaatctttgaatttcttgCAAAATATGTCTgcaaatcatgaaatttgcaAAACTAATGGACCAAATTGCAAGTCCTAATTTAGGATGAaagttacaatatttttaaataatccatAGTACAGTCAGAGGACACCAtactcaattaaattcaaacaaatttgagTTACAGTATTCCCCGCACGCATGCACGCATCCACCCTTGTGCCATCATTATCCTTTGGTTGGTGCGTACAACGTATctctttttaaggaaaaatcCATATTTTTGGTACATTTGttaacattaaatttcatcatttatttatgcatatggcaattttagtccatcaatcaatgaaattttaaaaattgtccaacaatgCAAATAGTGACTGAAGATTAATtcacattttgaaaatttatgggTGAAtctattgttattatatatatatatatatatatatatatataaatggtaattatataataacatcaatatcttaataaattgatcGCAATGCATCAATTTGGCAATATGACGATATTCGATTCATATTTCAATATAACaaagaataatgaaataaattaaaataaattcagataAAGTCAGTGAAATACACATACTTCTGATGGGATTCGAACCCACTACGTTATACTTATTCATGAAAAATGGCTCACCTATAAGTGATAGGCTAAGACATGGTTGACCAAAACTTTACATGTTATTCAGGAAATCAAAATGTGACATGATTTTGActataataagagattttaAGAGAAATTTTCAGGGGCAAGTTGcataacatcaataaaataatgaaggattttaagcagtaaatttcataaaattgatCGACTCGTGCAACATATAACAAAAAGAGTAATAATGATAGTCGaaagagtaataaaattatcataatgcAATTATAAAGTGAAGACATTAACTTTATCATATCAATAGCATggaattagtaaataattttaagtttcaaagtttgattttataaattataatgataagaaaaaaattgaaggctaagtaatgcaaaaatgaaaacattaacttaataaattaagataaaattcgCGTTACAGTATCCATCGCACCCATGTCCCATCCACACTCGTGCCATGGCGTCCTCCGGCCATTGCATACACCAAATCTCTTTATAAGGAAAACCCATATTTTGGTACATTTAGTAGTATTAaatttcatcctttatttatgaatatggcaattttagtccatcaattagtgaaatttaaaaattgtcaaatgaTGCAGATATTGACtggaaattaattcatattttaaaaatttctgaGGTGAAtctattgtttttaatatatatataagtggtaattatataataatatcaatatcttaataaattgattgtaatGCATCAGTTTGATAATATATCGATATTCGATTCATATACCAATATaacaaagaataataaaacaaattacaataaattcatataaaataagtgaaataCCCAAAGGTCTGATGGGATCCGAATCCATCACCTTACACTTGTTCATGAAACCTAGCTCACCTATAAGCAATAACCTAAGACATTGTTGACTAGAAGTTTAGAAGTTAGTTATAAGGAATTCgaaatttgatatgattttgGTTATAATAAGATATCTTAGGAGGATTTTTCAGGAATGTTGCATAAAATTGGCCGACTTGtacaatatataacaaaagaataataataatagtagaaagagtaataaaattatcttaatGCAATCATAGAGTGAGGACATAAACTTTATCggataaaatgcaatttaaccccctgtatttttcaaaaatatttaaaatacccCATATGAGAAATAAAACAGTAAGACCCCGACCCTCATGCCCCGGGATTTAGAAATGTAGCAGAACACCCCCTTGGATTCGGACACAAGCCCGTCATGCAATTTGGGCTTAATTTTTAacaccaaattaattttatatcttaaTTTGTGAATCGTTAGTTCTTGCTTGATATATATCTAACGGTTGAAATTTGTAGATAACAAATCAAAGGTTAGATTTCATTATTTGAATCAAATGTCTAGATTTAATGCACAATTCAATGGTCCAGATTTCACTCAATTTAAATTACCAGTCtagatttaatatataaatttttatcatattttttattaaatatgaaaaaaaatcaaatatattaaaaataattttaaaaaatattgtctcCATTACTCCACCACCACACTAGCGTCTCCTTAACGCTGGCCCCTCAAACTTCCTTCGAGTGCCCTGTCCTCCTCCTTGGTGATGGCCTCCTCTGTGCCTCGCTTTTGCCTCTCCTCTGAGCGCTCGCCCTCGCCTCCTCCCATTTGTGCGCCCACCCTCCTCCCTCCTGTCTCGAGCGGCCGGCGTCGATTTCACtgtttttatatgtatacacacattatatataacatacattttatatgtaaataattatctataatttaaagatatataaatttaatctaaatatattttataaatttaaataatattggaaaaatCTGAACCAAtcatttatgcaattttttttttgacaaaatcttgattgaaaaatagttataaatgacaaagtgcaaaattttataaaattaagataataagttgacaaaaaaaaaattttaatgccAAAGTAAAAAAAGGTCATAATTCGgatgacaaaatgtaattaatcctaaGTATCAATAAGTAATaggaatttaaaattttaatttaattcagggTGAAAGTTATAATATTTCCAAATAATACACATTACATAAGAAGCCACCAAATgcattaaattcaaacaaatccaACAATATATTACGGTAACCACCCCGCTCATACACTTACAAAACTTCACTCCATTACATTCCCGTTGCACACAAATCTTCATTCACTCAAAACCTCCGACAACCTATaatttttctccttctttGTACTTAATCGATTTAATGGCACCGCCTACAAAATCCGCGGCGGAAGCAACACAGAACGACGATGCGGCCATAAAAAATTTGCAGCGGAAGATTCTTCCATCGAATAACTTATGGATCGGTAATTTGTCACCAAATGTGACAGATTTTGAGTTAAAGCATCTGTTTGCCGCTCATGGAGAAGTGATCGGCATTAATTTATTCCCTCCCCGTCGTTATGCCTTTGTGCACTTCAAGGAAACCGAGGGCGCGAACTTGGCAAGGCAGGGTCTGCAAGGCTATGTTCTTCACGGGAAGCCTCTCGTGATTAATTTCGCTAAACCGGTTGGTGATTTATTCACTTTTTTAGTTTGtgatttctcttcttttttggtttagtTTAATTACTGTTCTCGAATCCAGATGTTTGCTAAATTTATCCCGGCTCTACATTGTGTGTAAGCGATGTGGGTCGGGTGACTGCTATTAAgggaaatattaatttttatcggGTTTGGCAGacctaaatcaattatatgataagtgtatcCTTGTCGTGTAATtagtgtataattaattagaaaaaacgataaattatataataagtgtataaTACTTGCcctgtaattgatttgattagatctgatttgagtaaaaaaaatttcaattattaaatttttagtggAACCCAATGCATGTATTTTCCAAAGggggtaattatttaaaaattctaaagaaaatgaaataaaaattaatgaattaaagaTTTTTTAGCTGAGTTGTCACTTCATGActggatttaattttttctttttaaaggaaaatgtTTTTATTGTGACGGCTCccttctttaatttcttttcttaaaaccTCCGATCttggtctattttttttcttcattttatttattttttttacattttattagtatttatttatcgaatcctatattgttttattataatttttaaataaattcgtaacagtattttctaaatgaatattttaaacttccaataaaattgaaaacaacaaatgaTACTATTTGTGAAGTattgctatttgttttttttagagaataatttgtttatttgtaatattatacgatggtgtttatattttttccaataaaattgaatttttaaaggaaaatgtTTTTATTGTGACGGCTcccttctttaattttttttcttaaaaaccTCCGATCttggtctattttttttcttcattttattttttttttacattttattagtatttatttatcgaatcctatattgttttattataatttttaaataaattcgtaacagtattttctaaatgaatattttaaacttccaataaaattgaaaacaacaaatgaTACTATTTGTGAAGTattgctatttgtttttttttatatagaataatttatttatttataatattatacgatggtgtttgtattttttccaaaaatctataccatatatatgcatattctTGCTGTtttaattgtcaatttttctttaatagttgtcaattttaataatattctatatatttatatagataaattggtaTCTAGAGCTTCATTTATAGTTTAAAGAGAAGCAACACTCTTCACATTTGTCTAAAAACATAGAAAGTTATATGCATACAAAAgtcttatatttcttttttgtacgTTTAGATTAGGTTTGTCAATATGGGCTAAAACTCAGGGGTTCAACCCAGTTCAATTAATTTTCGATTGTGTTGGATTTGTCATGATTTAGAATGAATTGTTATTGGTGGGATTTAAATagaactattttttatatggattgaatatagttttttaatgGGTCTAATATGAGttcatatgaattaattatgtgttCATCCCATAAAatagaaggaaaaataattaaaaaaaaaaaaagacaatgcacttttttgtaaaattattgcaatttgaatttgaacccATGAAATTTCATATGAAAACTGAGAGAAATACGCACGGGCGGTGTGCACctttctaaaaaatacaaggggcAATGTGCTACTTATGATTAACTCAAACATCAGGGGAACtccttgtaatttaccctttgttttttgatatattcatTGCTCATTCAATCTGGTTTGCAGGCTAAACCGTCCAATATCTTATGGGTGGGTGGAATCAACCAATGTGTTAACAAAGAAGAATTACAGAAAGAGTTCGTCAAGTTCGGCCAAATCAAAAAACTTAGATATCTCAAGGACCAACACATcgcatatatttattacatgagCGTAGAAGAAGCTGCTGAAGCACTGAAAAGTATGAATGGGAAACCAATTGGTGGTGATAAAATACACGTGGATTTTCTCAGGTCACAGTCTCCGAGAGAATCAGTAAGTTGATACTTCCACACTCTACTCATTCTCTTATCACCCCTCATGTCTCAAAATAGTAACCTCCCATCATTATTTCATCACCATTTGCATCATAATATTCTAACGGAAAAAAAGCCGCAATCCCccgtaatattataaataaataaattatctctttatgAATCAGTACTTAGTTatggctaaaatatttcatgattatttgcattataatatttgcatGGATGGCTGAAATATTTGCCATATGACTCTTAGCTGTGGGGCAAACTACAAAGGACTCTCTTTGACGTTtgctttaattataaatatcttctccttatttgaaaaattataaatatcccctaAATACAATGACCTGACACaagggagtatttgtaatttaaggggagacgtttgtaatttttcaaataataagggagtatttgtaattatggcAAACCTTTGGGAAGCCCCTTCTAATTTACCCATAATGTTTTCAtaatgaaaaaactaattttatttacccgtggttaataataattatttatcataatttttattctattgtaattattttctaatgatTATCTATATCTTATGAGACTGAGGAATCTTTAatcttaattgatttttattgtgTCTTCCAATTTTATAGGAGCAGGGTCCAGGTCCAAGGGAAGGACAGCTTCGCCAAAGGAACTTGGTGCCTTCTGGGATTCAGTGGACGGCAGAACATAAATGTATTACcctaattttgcaaaattcatcaaaacttaattatgaaaacctctataaattaataatatcgggatcacataattttattaatttaaagggatattataaattaataaattattaatatatagagaTTTTTTTCGATTCGACAAACCTTAGTAGTATTTTGGTTTGTGTTGCTTGCAGGATTGTTTCATAGTGCTCGATAACAATCATATTTTACTAAGTTGTCCcgattatatttgtaattttatagaattattaacttataataTTGAAGAGACCGTAAATTCATATAAGGGTCtttcgaaaaaattattatcttattaatttatcgaaatTATTAATCTAGACCTTGGACCGGAGTTCGGaccagaaaaaattattattttagagaagttattaatttatccgagtattaatttatagaagttGGTCTGTACATTATTGTCTTTTATTGTCCTTAACTGCTTGTTTTTTGTGCAGCAATCCCTTCACATAGGCTCTCAAGAAGGTGGCTCACAGTGTAGTAAAGTGTTACTGATAAGATATCCTCCTCCTCTTGTCATAGAAAAACACATGCTTCATGGTGCATTGTCCCATTTTGGAGAAATTAAGAGGATCAATACGTCAACAGACATGCATTTTGCTTTGGTTGAATTCAGAACAGAGGAAGAAGCTTCATGTGCTAGAGAGTGTTTACAAGGGAAACTTTTTAATGATCCAAGGATTTCAATTGAGTTCTCCAGTAGTGAGCCTGGCCGGAGAGCACGGTTAAGTGAATGTCCATATCCACCCGTTCAGACAGACATGCTAGACCTTGACCGCCCAGTTTTAGCATCGTTTGGACCTCATCGTCCTGATGTAATCACGAGACCAATCACCGCTCCGCGTGTTACGTTTGAACCGGTGGTTCCAGGCCCCGGTCACCAAACTCCTGCTGGAGATCCAAATTTGAGAAGGCTATCATTTGCAACTGGAatgatctctttttcttctccagGTTTTAGTATTCCGGACAAACGTGTATCTGGTGCTTGGGATGGTTTTCATTCTAATGAGCTTCACAGAGAGTCTAAAAGATCAAGATTTGATGCTCCTTTGTCTGCTGAGATAATGAAAACTGAAGGTGAGAATTATCTTACCACACTAAGCGTCACAACCGGTGCAGTCGGGCATCATAGTGATTGCATATGGAGGGGCATTGTTGCAAAGGGTGGATTGCCTGTTTGTCGTGCTCGCTGTGTTGCTATAGGAGAACGGATAGATACTCATCTGTAAGTATGAGTTTTTGACAACTTCTAACAATTACTCCTTCAGATATAGTTCTacagacctaagaatttgatttttgatgcATTTGTCTTGATTTTGTATGTTTCTTTTCGTTGTTTGGCAAGAAGAGACCTGGTTTCCTAATCTATATTAGCTAACTTCAtacactaaatataattagtaagtgCAGAAGTGTTGAGTGTAAGAGACATGCCTATATTTTGACATTTGCAGCATATTTAGAAAAGCAATCTATAGCTCTAGACGATTTTGCtaacaattttacttttttaggAGTGGAACAAACTTgttatagaaattttaaatgtttcgTTTACGTTAAGTTTTGGTCTAACAGTATTTATTCTTACCTTTCAGGCCTAATGTAGTTAATTGCTCTGGACGGATCAGACTGGACGTGTTGAGTAAAAAATACGCTAGTGCTATTGGGTTCAATCTACTTCTGTTCTTGCCTGATAGCGAAGAAGATTTTGCTTCATACACGGAGTTCCTGAGCTATCTGATTGCCAAAGACCGGGCTGGAGTGGCAAAGTTAGATGATGGTACCATGTTGTTTTTGGTCCCTCCATCTAATTTTCTATCGAAGGTTCTTGATGCTTCTGCACCCTTACGCCTGCACGGATTAGTGCTAAAGTTTTCTGAACCAGGGTCCAACAGCAGATCCATGAGTGCATTGCCAATTCAGCCTCAGTATGGGGACGCACACAAAGAGACTTACTTGCAAACAGGATATAATGTTGTGTATCCGGAACAAAGGCCATTGCCGGTTACTTATTCTGGGGTTTTGCCCAAGGTTTCAATATCACCACCAGAAGCGCCTCGTCTTCTAAGTAGCTCTTTACAGGGGCACTCCGTTGCACCACCTGATGTTAACATTTTTGGGGGTGAGGCAATAGATCATCATGGAACTGATGCTTCAAAGTTTGCTAGTTCATCGAATATCCAGCAAGAAGCATGTCGTGTGCCATTAGCCAATCAGTCTAATGTCAATGATGTGTCTAAACCGTTGCCTTCTGAAGTGGAGTGCAAACATCAGAATCAACAGTTTCAGACTGCTGTAAATCGGGAAGTCCATGAAAGAATTGAAACTGAGGCTGAGAAAAATGAGCGGTATAGCAAACTATTGTTGTTTGCAGCCAATCTCCTTTCCCGAGTACGCCAACAACGTGACAGTCCACCCGAGAATGGTACGAGAGTCGATGAAAGTGCACCCTCATCAGGCAACTAGACATGCTAAGCTATTACTTCTTTTTTGCTCCTTTCGATTACAATGAGAATGTATATGACTTGACAGAGTATTGGGTTTTGGATTGCGACTCAAATAGAAGCTACAATTTCATGGTTTCAATCCGATCTAAGATAGACATTTGGTGGTTGGACAGCTCAAAGAACCGGCTAGGAGTCGTTGTTTTCCTTTGGATTCTAGTTACAATTTTTGAACACTAACATAGTAACAACGAATGATTAATGAAGAATAATATAGTTCAATGTTCTATTTTATGCCCTGCGTGCAATATTTCCTAGAATGTGATGAACCTGTGCATCTGTTGAAATGCTAACTTTGGATGAAATTCTAACATATGTAGTACGGTAGGAAACCGACATATGTGAGACATTAGTGTGGTGGTTTCCTTAAACTCCTAGCCTAGCGACGTGCACAAACATTGAGACTCTTCTGTGCAGGCCGTCCATGCACATTTTTTGTGCTGCCCTTTCCAGCATACTATACTTGCTTTGTTTTATCTTCTTGATTTCCAATGCACATGTTAGCATTTTATCCAGTCATGAATGGATGATTTGTTGCAGGTACATAAGATTTATGTGCAGATTGAGTACTGCAGTAGTGCGCTTGGCCGGAGAGCATGTTTAAGTGAATATCCATATCAACCGGTTCAGACGGACATGCTAGACCTTAACCATCCATCGTTTGGACCTCATCGCCTTGATGTATTCATGAGACCAACCATCGGTCCACGTATTACATTCGAACCGGTGATTCTAGGCCTCGGCCAACAGACTCCTACCGGAGAGCCAAATTTGAGAAGGCTATGATCATCTGCACCTGGAatgatctctttttcttttctaggtTTTagtttaccaaacaaatgtgTATCTGTGGTTGGGATAGTTTTAGCAAGTAATAAGGTTGATTTAACGGCATGTTCCCTTTGTGTGAAATGACTTATCGCAGTTCAATTTTCTAGTTTTCATGTCTGAAACGACAAGTAAACTTCTTTAAAAGGAATGTTACATAtcaaatgagattattaagTACTAATATAAGAAAACCCACACAGAatgtttacaaatatttctggACCAAGCtgaatatttagttatatatcAAGTAATTCTAAATTAAGATCGTGTTATCGTTAGTTAATAAGGTTGATTAATGGCatcattttgaattgaatattataaaggcttgattgaatttttttgtcctataattagTGGTGATTGGCATTTTGGATTATAAAAAAGTGAAACTTATAATCCGATCTATTATCTTAGTAAATTTTACGATTTGCTAACACATTTTTTACTAGATATCCAAATTTATCGAAAATTAGCACGTGCAAGTCGTGTGCTGGagtaaatttgatgatatatatctaatgattgaaatttgtAGATAACAAATCCAAGGTTAGATTTCATTATTTGAATCAAATGTCTAGATTTAATGCACAATTCAATGGTCCAGATTTCACTGAATTTAAATTACCAGTCtagatttaatatataaatttttatcatattttttattaaagatgaaaaaataataaatatatttaaaataattttaaaaaatattgtctcCTTTACCCCACCAGCACACTAGCGTCTCCTTAACGCTGGCCCCTCAAACTTCCTTCGAGTGCCCTATCCTCCTCCTTGGCGATGGCCTCCTCTGCGCCTCGCTTTTGCCTCTCCTCTGagagttataatatttgagtaaaagttataatattttcaaataatacacATTACAATAAGAAGCCACCAAATgcattaaattcaaacaaatccaACAATATATTACGGTAACCACCCCGCTCATACACTTACAAAACTTCACTCCACTACATTCCCGTTGCACACAAATCTTCATTCACTCAAAACCTCCGACAACCTATaatttttctccttctttGTACTTAATCGATTTAATGGCACCGCCTACAAAATCCGCGGTGGAAGCAACACAGAACGACGATGCGGCCATAAAAAATTTGCAGCGGGAGATTCTTCCATCGAATAACTTATGGATCGGTAATTTGTCACCAAATGTGACAGATTTTGAGTTAAAGCATCTGTTTGCCGCTCATGGAGAAGTAATCGGCATTAATTTAATCCCTCCCCGTCGTTATGCCTTTGTGTACTTCAAGGAAACCGAGGGCGCGAACTTGGCAAGGCATGGTCTGCAAGGCTATGTTCTTCACGGGAAGCCTCTCGTGATTAATTTCGCTAAACCGGTTGGTGatttattcactttttttagtttgtgatttcacttcttttttggtttagtTTAATTACTGTTCTCGAATCCAGATGTTTGCTAAATTTATCCCGGCTCTACACGGTGTGTAAGTGATGTGGGTCGGGTGACTGCTATTAAgggaaatattaatttttatcggGTTTGGCAGacctaaatcaattatatgataagtgtatcCTTGTCGTGTAATtagtgtataattaattagaaaaaacgataaattatataataagtgtataaTACTTGCcctgtaattgatttgattagatctgatttgagtaaaaaaaaaattcaattattaaatttttagcgGAACCCAATGCATGTATTTTCCAAAGGggctaattatttaaaaattctaaagaaaatgaaaaaaaaaataatgaattaaagaTTTTTTAGCTGAGTTGTCACTTCATGActggatttaattttttgtttttaaaggaaaatgtTTTTATTGTGACGGCTcccttctttaattttttttcttaaaaaccTCCGGTCttggtctattttttttcttcattttattttttttttacattttattagtatttatttatcgAATCCTATATtgttttatgataatttttaaataaattcgtaacagtattttctaaatgaatattttaaacttccaataaaattgaaaacaacaaatgaTACTATTTGTGAAGTattgctatttgtttttttttaaagaataatttgtttatttgtaatattatacgatggtgtttatattttttccaataaaattgaaaacattttttcttgctgttttaattgtcaatttttctttaatagttgtcaaatttaataatattctatatttatgtatatataaattggtaTCTAGAGCTTCATTTCTAGTTTAAAGAGAAGCAACACTCTTCACATTTGTCTAAAAACATAGAAAGTTATATGCATACAAAagtcttatattttttttgtacgtTTGGATTAGGTGTGTCAATATGGGCAAAAACTCAGAGGTTCAACCCAGTTCAATTAATTTTCGATTGTGTTGGATTTGTGATGATTTAGAATGAATTGTTATTGGTGGGATTTAAATagaactattttttatatggattgaatatagttttttaatgGGTCTAATATGAGTTCATATGAATTGATTATGTGTTCATCCCATAAAatagaaggaaaaataattaaaaaaaaaagacaatgcacttttttgtaaaattattgcaatttgaatttgaacccATGACATTTCATATGAAAACTGAGAGAAATACGCACGGGTGGTGTGCACctttctaaaaaatacaaggggcAATGTGGTGCTTATGATTAACTCAAACATCAGGGGAGCTccttgcaatttaccctttgttttttgatatattcatTGCTCATTCAATCTGTTTTGCAGGCTAAACCGTCCAATATCTTATGGGTGGGTGGAATCAACCAATGTGTTAGCAAAGAAGAATTACAGAAAGAGTTCGTCAAGTTCGGCCAAATCAAAAAACTTAGATATCTCAGGGACCAACACATCGCATACATTTATTACATGAGCATAGAAGAAGCTGCTGAAGCACTGAAAAGTATGAATGGGAAACCAATTGGGGGTGATAAAATACACGTGGATTTTCTCAGGTCACAGTCTCCGAGAGAATCAGTAAGTTGATACTTCCACACTCTACTCATTCTCTTATCACCCCTCATGTCTCAAAATAGTAACCTCCCATCATTATTTCATCACCATTTGCATCGTAATATTCTAACGGAAAAAAAGCCGCAATCCCccgtaatattataaataaataaattacctcTTTATGAATCAGTACCTTAGTTatggctaaaatatttcatgattatttgcattataatatttgcatGGATGGCTGAAATATTTGCCATATGATTCTTAGCTATGGGGCAAACTACAAAGGGCTCTCTTTGACGTTtgctttaattata from Sesamum indicum cultivar Zhongzhi No. 13 linkage group LG3, S_indicum_v1.0, whole genome shotgun sequence harbors:
- the LOC105158996 gene encoding flowering time control protein FPA-like, with the protein product MAPPTKSAAEATQNDDAAIKNLQRKILPSNNLWIGNLSPNVTDFELKHLFAAHGEVIGINLFPPRRYAFVHFKETEGANLARQGLQGYVLHGKPLVINFAKPAKPSNILWVGGINQCVNKEELQKEFVKFGQIKKLRYLKDQHIAYIYYMSVEEAAEALKSMNGKPIGGDKIHVDFLRSQSPRESQSLHIGSQEGGSQCSKVLLIRYPPPLVIEKHMLHGALSHFGEIKRINTSTDMHFALVEFRTEEEASCARECLQGKLFNDPRISIEFSSSEPGRRARLSECPYPPVQTDMLDLDRPVLASFGPHRPDVITRPITAPRVTFEPVVPGPGHQTPAGDPNLRRLSFATGMISFSSPGFSIPDKRVSGAWDGFHSNELHRESKRSRFDAPLSAEIMKTEGENYLTTLSVTTGAVGHHSDCIWRGIVAKGGLPVCRARCVAIGERIDTHLPNVVNCSGRIRLDVLSKKYASAIGFNLLLFLPDSEEDFASYTEFLSYLIAKDRAGVAKLDDGTMLFLVPPSNFLSKVLDASAPLRLHGLVLKFSEPGSNSRSMSALPIQPQYGDAHKETYLQTGYNVVYPEQRPLPVTYSGVLPKVSISPPEAPRLLSSSLQGHSVAPPDVNIFGGEAIDHHGTDASKFASSSNIQQEACRVPLANQSNVNDVSKPLPSEVECKHQNQQFQTAVNREVHERIETEAEKNERYSKLLLFAANLLSRVRQQRDSPPENGTRVDESAPSSGN